The genomic region ATGCCGAAGGTTTTCGCCGGAGAGCCAATCAAGGTGATGACCTTGTCGTAATCAAAGCTGGTCAAACTCGTGAAAGAGTGGCCTTCAAAGATAATGTCTGAGTGGACCTCATCACTGATGATCAACACATCATGGCGCTTAGCGATCTCGATAACTTGCTCAATTTCTTGATGTGTCCACACGCGACCTGTTGGGTTGTGCGGGTTACAGAAAATCATCGTCTTCACTTTTTGTTCGATGATCTGTTGTTCCATGCCGTCGAAATCAATGCGGTAACCTTGCTCATCCTTAATAAGTGGGCTCTTCACGACCTTGCGGTTAGCTTTGTTCACTAAGTTAGAAAACTGGTGATACGCCGGCGTATGAATAAGCACACCATCGCCTTCGTTGGTGAATTGGCGCAGTAGCAACGCGATGCCAGAAAGCACACCCGGCACCTGCACGAACTTATCAGCCGAAAGGTTCAAACCATGACGCTTTGAGTACCATTGAGAAAGGGCCTCAAACACCGCTTGCTCATGAAACTCATAAGAGTACACACCACGTTCAACCAAACGATTAAGCTCTTGAGTGATCGGTTCCGCTACCTGAAAATCCATATCGGCAACCCAGTATGGGAATACATCTGTGGTGTTATAAATGTTCTGTAACATCTGCGGTTTGCTTTTGATAAACGCATTCTCACCGTAGTTAGATGTACTCTTAAACGCTGTCATGGAGGAGCCCTCAATAGGTTGTTCGGTCTTTTTTGCAATCAACTAGACTGCATGAATACCCTTAAGACGATGGCAAAATCAAAAAGACGAAACTTTTAGAAAATAATCTGAACAATACAAATTAATCTCATATCTCTACCTTTATCTCCGTCTTGACCGAATTAGCGATAAAGCAATTCTTGTGTGCTAAGTGGTGCAGCTTGTCGAGTTGAGCACGGGTTGGAACCTTGCTACCAATAAACACAATCTTAGGGCGCAGTGTCACTGTAGTTACGGATGAACGGCCTGACTCATCTTCCTCAAGCACACCAATCGCATCATCCACATAAGAGTCGATCACGTACTTCTGCTTAGCCGCAATGCCCAAAAAAGTCAGCATGTGGCAGCTAGAAAGTGCCGCGATAAAGGCTTCTTCTGGATCAACATTCGCTTCAACCGACAGCGGTAGTGGCACAACATGAGGAGAAGACGAAGCAGGTACAGTAACACCACCATCGAATTCCCATGTGTGGCCGCGGCTGTATTGATTGTCGCTAAAAGCTTCATCTTCCGCTTTTTGCCAGCGAATGACCGCACCATATTCAGACATAAACATTTCCTTTTTAATGCTCAATAAATTAACGGTCAGCAGGGTGATTAACACCGTCGTTGGTGACCACACCGCCAATATCAAAAGGGTTTACCCCTTCCAAACAACCAATGTTAAATCCATATTCATTTGGACTTGAACGGCGCTGATGATGAGTATAAATACCGCAGTTCGAACAGAAGTAATGCTTCGCAGTATTGGTGTTGAATTGATAAAGCTTGAGATGCTCTTCACCTTTCACGATCTTGATCCCATCTAAGGCCACAGAGCCGACTATCGCGCCTTTACGACGACAAATGGAGCAATCGCAACGGCGTGGCTTTTCGATGCCGTTAGGTAAACTGAGCTCAAGTTCCACCGCACCGCAGTGACAAGTTGCCTTGTGCAAAGGTTGGATAACCGTGTTACCGACTACTTTCATTGTTCTCTCCAATCACGTCCTTGTTTTAGAGCTAGCATAGCGAGATCCAAGAAACGTGTCCGTAACCTAGCTTTTAGAATGAACAATTGCTTGAAATGCATCAATAAGCTAACAACATTTACTCGATCGTGAAAAGAACGAGGGCCAAAGAAAGCACCTAATATCAATAAAATCCAATGCCTAAGTGCACCTTCCCCGTACATTAATAATCCTTAATCTAAGCACAACCCGCCCTTAATCCTTATGCCAGTAAGCTCGTTCCATTAATTAAAAATCGGAAGAGGATTTAAAGTGAACATACTGGGATATTTACAAAAAATAGGCAAAGCACTCATGGTGCCGATTGCCGTTCTCCCTGCAGGTGGTTTGATGCTAGGGCTAGGGTATGCAATAGACCCAACAGGTTGGGGAGCCAATAGCGCACTTGCCACCATATTGGTGTATGGAGGCAAAGGCATCATGGATAACCAAGCTTGGTTATTTGCAGTGGGTGTGGCTTATGGTTTAGCGAAAGATAACAACGGTGCAGCGGCGCTTTCTGGGCTTCTCGGACTACTGATTATCGAAATGATTGTGGGCAATGTCGCGGTAATTTCACAGATTACTGGGGTCCCTGTCGAGCAAATGACAAGCTCGGAGATCATTGCTTCAGAAGCCTCGGTGAGTGCATTTACAGGCATTATCATGGGCTTGGTGGCTGCTGCATTATATAACCGGTTCCACACAATCAAGCTGCCTGCAGTGCTTGGCTTCTTTGGCGGAAAACGCTTTGTTCCAATTGTCACGTCTCTTGCCGCTATCTCAATCAGCTTAGTCATGGTGTACGTGTGGCCAGCCGTTTATGGCGCACTTGTCGACTTTGGTATCGCTATCTCGGAAATGGGGGCAGCCGGCGCTGGTCTATACGGCTTCTTTAACCGATTGCTGATTCCTGTTGGTCTTCATCACGCTTTAAACCAAGTATTCATTTTCGACCTAGTTGGCATCAACGATATTTCTAAATTCTGGTCGGGTACGGGTGAACTCGGTGTAACGGGCATCTACCAAGGTGGCTTCTTCCCTATTATGGGTTATGGCTTACCAGCGGCTTGTCTGGCTATGTACCACTGTGCGAAACCAGAAAACAAAAAGAAAGTAGGCGGAATCTTAGGTGCATCGGCACTGACGGCTATTTTAACCGGTGTAACTGAACCGATTGAATTTGCCTTCATGTTTGTGGCTCCCGTGCTTTACGTTATCCACGCGCTCTTGGCTGCACTTTCACTTTACATCGCAGCAAGTATGCAGTGGATTGCTGGCTTTACCTTCAGTGGCGGTTTAATTGACTTTGTATTGTCGTACAACCTTCCTCTCGCTATGAAACCATACATGCTAGTACTACAAGGCCTGTGTTTCTCAGCGATTTACTACTCAGTTTTCCGTTTTGCGATTCTAAAGTTTGACTTGAAAACGCCGGGGCGTGAAGACGCAGAAGTTGCTGAAGTAAGCAACGTAACCTCTAACGAGAAAGCAGCTCTGTATCTTAAGGCTCTTGGTGGACACGCCAACCTAACCAGCATCGATTCATGCATCACTCGACTGCGCCTATCACTTGAGGACGTAAGCATTGTCGATGAAGCAGCACTCAAAGCCATCGGCGCTATGGGCGTCGTGAAAATTGGAGCGAACAACCTTCAAGTGATTATTGGCACAGAAGCCGAAGAGGTTGCTCACGCAATGAAGCAAATTCCTGCGAACCAAGACTTAAATGAAGTAGCTCTACCAAGCTAAACTATCCAGTTATCGGTAAGTTCTAGAAAGCAGAAAATACAAAGGCCAAAGCACGATGCTTTGGCCTTTTTCGATAAAGGGCTCGTTGATTTTCATCTTTCTGCGGTACCGCAACTAGAGCGATTTAATTCGATAATTAGACAGTGAAAGCCAAGTTTGGCTTAACGGGAAAAGTAAAGGCGAGCTCGTAACCCAGGGTTATTGTCTCTCATGATCAGGTGCGCATGATGGCGCTTCACTACAGCGTCCACTAAGGATAACCCCAACCCATTACCAAACTCGGTCCGACTCTTGTCTGCACGATACATAGGACGGCATACATTCACTTTATCGCTGTCAGAAATACCAATTCCATTGTCTGATACCGACACGCCAAACAGATCAATCACCACGTCAATTTCCCCCTTATCAGGGGTGTACTTCACCGCATTTTCAACTAAGTTGAATACCGCCCTGAACAGCAAACTTTTATCTCCCACAACTTCACACGCTTGGTCTTGCCTAAAAGTCAGTTTTTGTTGCTTCATTTCTGCCAATGGGCTAACAAATTCAATCGCATCTTGGGCGATTTTTCCAAGATCCACCCGCTCGGTCGCTATCGCCATCTGCCCGCTATTTAACTTGGCGATCTCAAGCATGCTATTAAACAGCGACAAAATAAGTTCAAGTTCATCATGACAAGCGGAAAACTGCTCCTGATGTTCGGCCGTTAAGTTGGAATCCGATAAGACTTCCTCTAATCGCAACTTCAAACGAGCCATGGGAGTGCGCATGTCATGAGCCATCCCAACAGTCAGCGACTTCAATGACTCTTCATTTTTAGCCATCTGCTCGATCATGAAATTAAGGTGGATAGCGAGAATATCGAATTCGTCATCTTGTTTAGAGACCGCTATTTTGACCTCTCTTTCGCCACATAGAACACGATTCATCGCTTGGTTTACCCGCTCCAAGCGTTTTGATATCAGCACAGTAAAAAACAGCGCCGCAATCAACATCACCGCGATAGGCAGGACAATGCCCGAAAAAACAATGGGAATAAGGGTATTTCGATACTCTTCAACCGCTTTGGGGTCGATACCAATGACAAGACGATGCGAGTCACCAACAAGAATGTCGGTGGTCTCTGACAAGGTATATTTTGCTACTGGATAAGTAGATGTTGCAGTAGAAGGAGCAGCGCGCTCTGTCAGATGGTAATAAAATTGCGTATTTGAGGTTCGCTTAGCCGCGAGCAGCTTTTCAACGTCAGCTTTGCTCTGTTGGGCAACATAGCTAAATTCCGAAGACTCATCTTGCAACTGCTTGACCAGTTGTTCGCGGTGAAAAGCATCCGAGTTCTTATAAACCTGTCTGATCACAATAACGTTAATCACTGTAACCAGAACAAACAACCCAACTAGAGTTTTAAATACGGAAGAGCGAGTAAGAGAGTAATCATCGACGAAGGACATAACCTGCCCCTCTCACGGTGTGAAGTAAATCAGGACAACCGGCGTCTTCTAATTTGCGCCTGAGATTAGCGACATGAACATCAATCACATTGGTCTTAGGATCAAAATGATAACTCCAAATAGCCTCAAACAAGCGCATTCTCGATACCACTTGCTCGCTATGCTCAACAAAATATTGAATCAGTTTAAACTCTTTAGGTTGCAGCAAAAGCTCTTGGTTTTTGCATGTTACTCGATGTGCTCGTAAATCAATTTCTAAGCAATCATAAGCCAAGGTATTGTCGTTAGAAGGCTGCCTTTGAGTTCGATTAATAATAATGTCGACGCGGGCGATAAGCTCGGCAAGAGCGAAAGGTTTAATCAAGTAGTCATCGCTACCAGCCTGTAAACCGTTCACACGGTCTTCTACGCTGTCCATGGCGCTGAGTATCAGCACGGGTAAATGCTCTTCTGTCGCTTTAATAGCAGATAGAACTTTCATGCCGTCTAGATACGGCAACATACGATCCAGAATCACCAGTTGATACTCTGAGCTCAAGGCCATCATTAAGCCCTTTTTGCCATCTTCAGCTTGATCAACCGCATAGCCATGCTCTTCAAGACCTTTAGCAACAAATTCTCTCGTGGTGGTGTCATCTTCGATGATAAGTATTTTCACTGATATCCCTCTTTATCGACGCTAAATTTTACCGTAAACGAAAATCCGATCGTCAGAAAAAAGAAAGGCTCGCATGACTAATGCGAGCCAGATGCGATTTAGGGGGTAAATCGCAATTCGGTAGTAATGTTCGGTGCTCACGATAGAGCTTCAGCTTTAGTATGTGTGCATTGGCATTGATATTTCATTTTCGTTTTATTAACAATAATTAATCTCTGGCAGATAAAAGCTTCTCATAACGGGAGTAGAGATCTATCTACGCTCAATACCGAGCACATAGCTCAAAGTAACTTATCTCTCCGTCATCGTATCAAACCGCTCAAACAGAAAATCTAAGAACAAGCGAATACGCTTCGGCTGGTACTTCTTGCTGATGTACACCACATTCAAATCAGCACTCGATACGCTCATCGAACTATTAAAGTTCTTCATGTAGCCATTAAGCAGAGTCACAAGGCGTTGGTTATTGATGTCGTCCTGCACATCCAACACCGATTTAAGCGCAATACCCTCGCCTTTCAGTGCCCAGTAGCGAATCACTTCACCGTCGTCTGAGAATCGCTTTGGCACAACAGTGATAGACTTCTTCATGTCATGATCTTGGAAGTGCCATGTCTTGAGTTCTTCATTGCTACGCAGCATTGCCAAACAGTCGTGCTCAACCAAGTCTTGTGGCGTCAACGGCGTCCCGTGTTTGGCGAGGTATTCAGGCGAGGCACACAACACGCGGCGACTTGGTGATAAGCGTCTGGATATCAAACTACTGTCGACCAACTCGCCATAACGGATCACGATATCCATGCCGGATTCTGCAATATTCGAGAGATTATCGTTCAAATATAGGTAAGGGATAACGTCTGGGTACTGCTGACAAAACTCAGACAAGATTGGCAGGATGTATTGCTTGCCGATGTCTTTTGGCGCGGCGATTTTTAATGGGCCTTTGACCTCTTTGACGCCATTTTGAATCAGGTTTTCAGCCTCACTGACATTATCTAAGATCTCCAGACACGCCTTGTGATACAGCTCGCCTGAGTCAGTCAAAGACACATGTCGAGTACTTCGATTTAACAACTTCACACCATATCGTTCTTCAAGCGCCTGAAGTCTTGCTGTCATGGTCGCAGGAGAAAGCCCCAACTCTCGCCCTGCCGCCGCTAAACCTTGATGTTTCACAATGCTGACAAACATCGCCATGTCTGAAAACTTATCCATGCTATTCGTGCTCTCGCTCTATTGTTCATTTAAACCGAATAATGAATTTATATTTTAGCCAATTATCAAATTTAGTCGAATAAATATAATGACAACCATCAGCAGAACACGCAGGAATTCAGAACATGAACAACGAGCTTACAAACCAAGAAAAGAACACTTTCGTCATCATTGGTGGCACGTCTGGTATCGGTAAGGCACTAGCGATGCAACTAAGAAACGAGAGCAACACGGTACACATTGCTAGCCGACATACCGGTGTCGATATCACTAACGAGAAGTCGCTCTGTGATTACTTCGAATCGATTGGTGCTTTTGATCATTTAATCATGACTGCAGGCTCATACGCTCCGGCAGGAAAAGTGACCGACGTTGCTATCGAAGATGCAAAAACAGCATTTGATACCAAGTTTTGGGGCAGCCTAAACGTTGCTAAGCACGCTGCACGTTACATGACACCAAACGGTTCTATCACGCTCACCACTGGCATGTTGTCACGCAAAGTCGTTGCAGGCACTTACGTTAAAACCGCCATCAACGCCGCGCTAGAAAGCGTGACTAAAGTGCTTGCGAAAGAGCTATCACCGATTCGAGTTAATGCAGTCAGCCCCGGCTTAACCATGACAGAGGCATACAAAAACATGGACGAGTCAGCTCGCACAACCATGTACGACAACGCCAAAAACAACCTACCCGCAGGCAAAGTGGGCGAGCCTTCAGAGATCGCTATGGGTTACCTGTTTGCGATTAATAACCCATACGTGACTGGCTCAATCATCGATATCGATGGCGGTGCGCAGCTCGGTTAGAACCCCCGCAGAGACACTAAGAACAATCGTTAGGGCGTATATCGAAACGCCCTAACAAACAGAATTAACACAGGTACTTCACTATGAAACAAGAAAACGTCCACCAAGAAAAGATTCCATTCCAAGTTTGGATACTGACACTCGCAGCTTTTGCCATTGGCACCGCTGAATTTGTTATCGCAGGCATTCTTCCACAAATTGCGACCTCCCTTTCGATCACCGAAGGTCAAGCCGGATACCTAATCAGTGCCTACGCGTTGGCTATCGTTATCGGTGGACCAATCTTAACCATCTACCTTGCTCGCTTTAATAAGAAGATGGTGCTGATTGGGCTAATGGCACTGTTCATCATCGGTAACGTGTTGTCGGCCTTAGCGCCAAGCTACCCATTACTACTGGCAAGTCGTGTTATCGCAGGCTTAGTTCAAGGTCCTTTCTATGGTATCGGTGCGGTTGTCGCAACCAACTTAGTGTCTGAAAAAATGGCAGGCCGAGCCGTTGGCCAAATGTTTGCAGGCTTAACACTCGCCAACGTTCTTGGCGTTCCCGCTGGTACATGGGTTAGCTTGCAATTCGGTTGGCACACCACCTTCTTTACCGTGGCAGCGCTTGGCACCATCGCAATGATTTCTATCCTGACATCAATTAAATCTACGGGTCACAGTGAAGCGAAAGACATCAAAACTCAGCTTTTAGCATTCAAAAATCCAATGCTACTGATTAGCTTAGCGATCACCGCTTTTGCTTGGTCTGGCTTCATGACGCTTTACGGCTACCTTGCGCCAATCGCCATGCACATCACAGGTTACAGTCAAGAATCAGTGACTTGGATCTTAGTGATTGTGGGTGTCGGCTTAATCATCGGTAACACCTTGGGCGGACGCTCTTCAGATAAAAACCTAGGCAAAGCTTCAATGTTTTGGGCTGTCGCGATGATCGCTTCATTAGTTGTGGTTGGCCTTGTAATAGACAACAAAATCCTCTTCGTTGCAGCTGCATTTGTCTTTGGTATTGCATCATTTGCGAACGTTCCTGCCATGCAACTTCGAGTAATGAACCACGGTGGCGAAGGGCAAGAGCTCGCAGCAACAGCCAATATTTCAGCGTTTAACTTAGCCAATGCCTTCGGTGGATTCCTTGGCGGCATGGTACTCGACAGCCAACTAGGCGCAGGAATGATTCCATTCGCAGCCGTTGTTGTCCCTGTTATTGGCTTGCTGCTTATTGCGAAAGCCAACAAAGCTGAAAAACCACAGAGCAACTCGATCTTCAGCCCAGCGGAAAGTAAGTAATTCTGCTTATAGCTAAAACCAAAACCATTAAGACCACATGATTCCAACAAGGTAGATACCATGAACAAATTATTCGAAACATCAGAACTAAAAGGCCTAGAACTGCAAAACCGTGTCGTTATGGCACCTATGACACGCGCTCGTACTAGCCAACCTGGCAATGTGCCAAACGATATGATGGCGACCTACTACCAGCAACGCGCCAGTGCAGGACTAATCATCACCGAAGCAACGCAAATATCAGATGACTCTCAAGGCTACTCATTCACACCCGGCGTTTATACCGATGCACAAATCGAAGGTTGGAAAGGGGTAACAACAGCCGCTAAAGAACAAGGCGCCGCGATATTCTGCCAACTATGGCATGTCGGTAGAGTGTCTCACCCTACCTTCCAAAAGGGCGAACTGCCGATTGCACCGTCAGCTTTGGCACCAATAGAAACTCAGGTTTGGATTTCTGATGAGAATGGCAACGGTAATATGGTCGACTGCATTCAGCCAAGAGAAATGACTCAAGCTGACATCGATCGTGTGGTTCAAGATTTTGCCCACTCAGCGAAAAAAGCGGTAGAGGCTGGCTTTAATGGTGTCGAGATCCACGGCGGCAATGGCTACCTCATTGATCAATTCTTAAGAACCAACTCAAACAAGCGCACCGACAACTACGGTGGCAGTCGTAAGAATCGACTTCGCTTTCTGATTGAAGTAGTAGATGCCGTGATTGAAGCGATTGGTGCGGATAAGGTGGGTGTGCGTTTGGCTCCATTCATCACCTTCAAAGACATGAACTGCCCAGATATCGTGCCAACAATTTTAGAAGCTTCAAAAGCACTGCAAGAGCGAGACGTTGCTTATCTGCACCTATCAGAAGCCGATTGGGATGACGCACCTGTTATCCCAGAAAGCTTCCGCATCGAACTAAGAGAGTTATTCTCTAACACCATCATCGTCGCAGGTAGCTACACGCCAGAACGCGCCGAAGAAGTATTAAATAAGGGCTATGCGGATCTCGTCGCTTTCGGTCGCCCATTCGTAGCAAACCCGGATCTCGTATCGCGTCTACAAAACGGCAGCGAACTATCAGAACTCGATGGCGCGACTCTGTTTGGCGGCAACGAAAAAGGTTATATCGATTATCCAACGTTGTAGTTACCAAGCACTAAACAAACATCAAGCCTGCATGATCTCTGCAGGCTTTAATGTCTAGAAACGTGATCGAATCGATACCTTTCCACACTCAAAAATCCACTTGCACATTTTCATTTAAACCACTGTTATATTTGAACTTTACATGAAAAATAAATTACAAAAACATCAATAATAGTTCCAATTTAAACGGATAAATGAGGACTCTCCATTGTTCAACGTAGGACAGGTTTACAATCGACGCGCAGATATACACGGTCATTACAAAGGTCAGCAATATGGTGGTATTGCTACGCCGACTGCTCACCCATATGTATTTATCTTCACTAGCGATGCAGGAGAAGAATTTGGCTACGCTGATGGTTTTAGTGCAGACGGCACTTTCCGATATACAGGAGAAGGGCAAGAAGGTGATATGAAAATGGTTAAAGGAAACTTGGCCATCTTTGAACACCAAAAAAACCTCAAAGAGATACTCTTATTTGAATCTGTCTCAACTGGTTTTGTAAGATTCGTCGGTGTATGCAACTACATCTGTCATCATATCGAACAACGCCCAGACAAAAATGACCAACTCCGTAATGCAATAGTTTTCCATCTAGATATCGTCCCGCAAAGTGTCGGCAATACCATTCAAACACCAAAAGCTTCATACCTTACCAAGCCAACTAAAAGTAAATCATTGAAGCAATTACGAGACATCGCTTTAGCTTCAACGCCACTTCAAGCTGACCCCAAAGAA from Vibrio gigantis harbors:
- a CDS encoding sensor histidine kinase; this encodes MSFVDDYSLTRSSVFKTLVGLFVLVTVINVIVIRQVYKNSDAFHREQLVKQLQDESSEFSYVAQQSKADVEKLLAAKRTSNTQFYYHLTERAAPSTATSTYPVAKYTLSETTDILVGDSHRLVIGIDPKAVEEYRNTLIPIVFSGIVLPIAVMLIAALFFTVLISKRLERVNQAMNRVLCGEREVKIAVSKQDDEFDILAIHLNFMIEQMAKNEESLKSLTVGMAHDMRTPMARLKLRLEEVLSDSNLTAEHQEQFSACHDELELILSLFNSMLEIAKLNSGQMAIATERVDLGKIAQDAIEFVSPLAEMKQQKLTFRQDQACEVVGDKSLLFRAVFNLVENAVKYTPDKGEIDVVIDLFGVSVSDNGIGISDSDKVNVCRPMYRADKSRTEFGNGLGLSLVDAVVKRHHAHLIMRDNNPGLRARLYFSR
- a CDS encoding response regulator transcription factor translates to MKILIIEDDTTTREFVAKGLEEHGYAVDQAEDGKKGLMMALSSEYQLVILDRMLPYLDGMKVLSAIKATEEHLPVLILSAMDSVEDRVNGLQAGSDDYLIKPFALAELIARVDIIINRTQRQPSNDNTLAYDCLEIDLRAHRVTCKNQELLLQPKEFKLIQYFVEHSEQVVSRMRLFEAIWSYHFDPKTNVIDVHVANLRRKLEDAGCPDLLHTVRGAGYVLRR
- a CDS encoding LysR family transcriptional regulator, whose amino-acid sequence is MDKFSDMAMFVSIVKHQGLAAAGRELGLSPATMTARLQALEERYGVKLLNRSTRHVSLTDSGELYHKACLEILDNVSEAENLIQNGVKEVKGPLKIAAPKDIGKQYILPILSEFCQQYPDVIPYLYLNDNLSNIAESGMDIVIRYGELVDSSLISRRLSPSRRVLCASPEYLAKHGTPLTPQDLVEHDCLAMLRSNEELKTWHFQDHDMKKSITVVPKRFSDDGEVIRYWALKGEGIALKSVLDVQDDINNQRLVTLLNGYMKNFNSSMSVSSADLNVVYISKKYQPKRIRLFLDFLFERFDTMTER
- a CDS encoding SDR family oxidoreductase, yielding MNNELTNQEKNTFVIIGGTSGIGKALAMQLRNESNTVHIASRHTGVDITNEKSLCDYFESIGAFDHLIMTAGSYAPAGKVTDVAIEDAKTAFDTKFWGSLNVAKHAARYMTPNGSITLTTGMLSRKVVAGTYVKTAINAALESVTKVLAKELSPIRVNAVSPGLTMTEAYKNMDESARTTMYDNAKNNLPAGKVGEPSEIAMGYLFAINNPYVTGSIIDIDGGAQLG
- the nagE gene encoding N-acetylglucosamine-specific PTS transporter subunit IIBC, with protein sequence MNILGYLQKIGKALMVPIAVLPAGGLMLGLGYAIDPTGWGANSALATILVYGGKGIMDNQAWLFAVGVAYGLAKDNNGAAALSGLLGLLIIEMIVGNVAVISQITGVPVEQMTSSEIIASEASVSAFTGIIMGLVAAALYNRFHTIKLPAVLGFFGGKRFVPIVTSLAAISISLVMVYVWPAVYGALVDFGIAISEMGAAGAGLYGFFNRLLIPVGLHHALNQVFIFDLVGINDISKFWSGTGELGVTGIYQGGFFPIMGYGLPAACLAMYHCAKPENKKKVGGILGASALTAILTGVTEPIEFAFMFVAPVLYVIHALLAALSLYIAASMQWIAGFTFSGGLIDFVLSYNLPLAMKPYMLVLQGLCFSAIYYSVFRFAILKFDLKTPGREDAEVAEVSNVTSNEKAALYLKALGGHANLTSIDSCITRLRLSLEDVSIVDEAALKAIGAMGVVKIGANNLQVIIGTEAEEVAHAMKQIPANQDLNEVALPS
- a CDS encoding MalY/PatB family protein, translating into MTAFKSTSNYGENAFIKSKPQMLQNIYNTTDVFPYWVADMDFQVAEPITQELNRLVERGVYSYEFHEQAVFEALSQWYSKRHGLNLSADKFVQVPGVLSGIALLLRQFTNEGDGVLIHTPAYHQFSNLVNKANRKVVKSPLIKDEQGYRIDFDGMEQQIIEQKVKTMIFCNPHNPTGRVWTHQEIEQVIEIAKRHDVLIISDEVHSDIIFEGHSFTSLTSFDYDKVITLIGSPAKTFGMHSISNGYVYTNNNELFEAFKANVAAMYLDHGNALTTFATIAAFEQGEEWLDEMLVYLQDTIKWVTQFAEQRIPQLKVIQPQGTYQVWFDFSELGFSEEELKNVVFEQAKMGLTPGGWFGAESYHFMRMNIATSRDNIERSFTALANAIDGFTRGNQVSSTCCDSSASKSCC
- a CDS encoding OsmC family protein, translating into MSEYGAVIRWQKAEDEAFSDNQYSRGHTWEFDGGVTVPASSSPHVVPLPLSVEANVDPEEAFIAALSSCHMLTFLGIAAKQKYVIDSYVDDAIGVLEEDESGRSSVTTVTLRPKIVFIGSKVPTRAQLDKLHHLAHKNCFIANSVKTEIKVEI
- a CDS encoding HNH endonuclease; this translates as MFNVGQVYNRRADIHGHYKGQQYGGIATPTAHPYVFIFTSDAGEEFGYADGFSADGTFRYTGEGQEGDMKMVKGNLAIFEHQKNLKEILLFESVSTGFVRFVGVCNYICHHIEQRPDKNDQLRNAIVFHLDIVPQSVGNTIQTPKASYLTKPTKSKSLKQLRDIALASTPLQADPKEQLTHVKYRSEAIKLYAKKRANGICEGCGVPSPFETKSGPYLEVHHLTRLADGGADCPENVIALCPTCHREAHYSVEAADFNAKLIEKALKIEEQLL
- a CDS encoding GFA family protein, with translation MKVVGNTVIQPLHKATCHCGAVELELSLPNGIEKPRRCDCSICRRKGAIVGSVALDGIKIVKGEEHLKLYQFNTNTAKHYFCSNCGIYTHHQRRSSPNEYGFNIGCLEGVNPFDIGGVVTNDGVNHPADR
- a CDS encoding MFS transporter, whose product is MKQENVHQEKIPFQVWILTLAAFAIGTAEFVIAGILPQIATSLSITEGQAGYLISAYALAIVIGGPILTIYLARFNKKMVLIGLMALFIIGNVLSALAPSYPLLLASRVIAGLVQGPFYGIGAVVATNLVSEKMAGRAVGQMFAGLTLANVLGVPAGTWVSLQFGWHTTFFTVAALGTIAMISILTSIKSTGHSEAKDIKTQLLAFKNPMLLISLAITAFAWSGFMTLYGYLAPIAMHITGYSQESVTWILVIVGVGLIIGNTLGGRSSDKNLGKASMFWAVAMIASLVVVGLVIDNKILFVAAAFVFGIASFANVPAMQLRVMNHGGEGQELAATANISAFNLANAFGGFLGGMVLDSQLGAGMIPFAAVVVPVIGLLLIAKANKAEKPQSNSIFSPAESK
- a CDS encoding alkene reductase, whose protein sequence is MNKLFETSELKGLELQNRVVMAPMTRARTSQPGNVPNDMMATYYQQRASAGLIITEATQISDDSQGYSFTPGVYTDAQIEGWKGVTTAAKEQGAAIFCQLWHVGRVSHPTFQKGELPIAPSALAPIETQVWISDENGNGNMVDCIQPREMTQADIDRVVQDFAHSAKKAVEAGFNGVEIHGGNGYLIDQFLRTNSNKRTDNYGGSRKNRLRFLIEVVDAVIEAIGADKVGVRLAPFITFKDMNCPDIVPTILEASKALQERDVAYLHLSEADWDDAPVIPESFRIELRELFSNTIIVAGSYTPERAEEVLNKGYADLVAFGRPFVANPDLVSRLQNGSELSELDGATLFGGNEKGYIDYPTL